In Thiospirochaeta perfilievii, a single window of DNA contains:
- the rbsC gene encoding ribose ABC transporter permease, with amino-acid sequence MNKERLNRLKPLIGLLIFSVIISIINPRFLSIFNILNVLRQTSINAIIAAGMTFVILTGGIDLSVGSVLAFSGAVAAAMVAAGQPLILVLIVTLITGTAMGLVTGTIISRGKVQAFIATLVTMTIVRGATLVFTEGKPINAGIGRASDSFAWLGGGYILGIPVPVYIMAVVYAIVWYTLHQTRFGRYTYALGGNEEAARLSGLSTKKLKTIVYGISGFLASLSGIIMTSRLSSAQPTAGTGYELDAIAAVVLGGTSLAGGSGRILGTVVGALIIGVLNNSLNLMNVSSYYQMIAKGAVILLAVLIDRKNK; translated from the coding sequence GTGAATAAAGAGAGACTAAATAGATTAAAACCACTAATAGGATTACTGATCTTTTCAGTTATTATATCCATAATAAACCCAAGATTTTTATCAATTTTTAATATACTAAACGTCTTAAGGCAAACATCGATTAATGCCATTATTGCTGCTGGTATGACCTTTGTAATATTAACAGGAGGAATCGACCTTTCTGTTGGTTCTGTACTTGCATTTAGTGGAGCAGTTGCAGCAGCTATGGTCGCAGCAGGTCAACCTTTAATATTAGTTTTAATTGTTACACTGATTACAGGAACTGCTATGGGTCTTGTTACAGGGACAATAATTAGTCGTGGTAAGGTTCAAGCTTTTATTGCAACTTTAGTTACTATGACAATTGTTCGAGGGGCAACACTTGTATTTACTGAAGGAAAGCCAATTAATGCTGGAATTGGTAGAGCATCAGATTCCTTTGCATGGCTAGGTGGTGGTTATATTTTAGGGATTCCAGTCCCTGTATACATAATGGCTGTTGTATATGCAATTGTTTGGTACACACTGCATCAAACAAGATTTGGAAGATACACATATGCACTTGGAGGAAATGAAGAAGCTGCAAGACTGTCTGGACTTTCGACCAAAAAACTAAAAACTATAGTCTACGGTATAAGTGGTTTTTTAGCCTCCTTATCAGGGATAATTATGACATCTAGGCTATCATCCGCCCAACCAACAGCAGGAACAGGTTACGAACTTGATGCCATAGCAGCAGTAGTTCTTGGAGGAACCAGTTTAGCAGGAGGTTCTGGGAGAATTCTTGGTACAGTTGTAGGTGCATTAATTATTGGTGTTCTTAATAACTCATTAAATCTTATGAATGTATCATCCTACTACCAGATGATAGCAAAGGGTGCCGTTATCCTCTTAGCAGTATTGATAGATAGAAAAAATAAATAG
- a CDS encoding sugar ABC transporter ATP-binding protein, whose product MKEKKPILQMENITKDFPGVKALDSVHLNVFKGEVMALLGENGAGKSTLMKILSGVYENEKGSILLKDKSIQITSPKNAMDLGIGIIHQELNLIPGLTVGENIFLGKEPTNKSKNINWNKLYTDSDNLLKRLGSSINSKAPASTLSIGDQQMVEIAKALSVDAEILIFDEPTDALTDREANNLFRVIEELKENGKGIVYISHRLPEVFEICDRVTVLRDGQFIGERAVSELDEDGIIEMMVGRKLTDQIPFSPHRAGEILLEVKDFNSSVSNNINFNIKQGEIVGIGGLMGAGRTEMALSLYGMYPCNSGEIILNGQSIKIDSPQKAIEKGIAYVSEDRKQLGLFLGLSIKDNITLPALKEFEKLLYKIDEKERNSSVDEYINQISIKTPNRDQLVGNLSGGNQQKIAIARGLITKPKLLILDEPTRGVDVGAKKEIYTLINKFKDEGLAILMISSEMPELLGLSDRILVMHNNTITGELSRDEASQESIMRMAVGLKEKVSE is encoded by the coding sequence ATGAAAGAAAAAAAGCCCATCCTACAAATGGAAAACATTACAAAAGATTTCCCTGGAGTTAAAGCACTAGACTCAGTGCACCTGAATGTATTCAAAGGAGAAGTAATGGCTCTTCTTGGTGAAAATGGTGCTGGTAAATCGACACTTATGAAAATTTTAAGTGGTGTATATGAAAACGAAAAGGGAAGTATTTTACTTAAAGATAAAAGCATTCAAATTACTTCACCTAAAAATGCAATGGATTTAGGGATAGGAATAATTCACCAAGAACTAAACCTAATCCCTGGACTTACAGTTGGAGAAAACATCTTTCTAGGGAAAGAACCGACTAACAAGAGTAAAAACATAAATTGGAATAAGCTATATACAGATTCAGATAACTTATTAAAACGATTAGGTAGTTCAATAAACTCAAAAGCTCCTGCCTCCACCCTAAGTATTGGAGACCAACAGATGGTAGAGATAGCAAAGGCACTATCAGTTGATGCAGAAATACTTATTTTTGATGAACCAACTGACGCTTTAACAGACCGGGAAGCTAATAACTTATTTAGAGTAATTGAAGAACTAAAGGAAAATGGAAAAGGAATTGTTTACATATCCCATAGGCTACCAGAAGTATTTGAAATATGTGATCGTGTAACTGTATTAAGAGATGGTCAGTTTATTGGAGAGAGAGCTGTTTCTGAGTTAGATGAAGATGGAATTATTGAGATGATGGTTGGAAGAAAGTTAACAGATCAAATTCCATTCTCACCCCATAGAGCAGGAGAGATCCTTTTAGAAGTTAAAGACTTTAACAGTTCTGTAAGCAACAATATAAATTTCAACATTAAACAGGGCGAAATTGTTGGAATTGGAGGTCTAATGGGTGCTGGTCGAACAGAGATGGCACTATCTCTATACGGAATGTACCCATGTAATAGTGGAGAGATAATTCTAAATGGCCAGAGTATAAAAATAGATAGCCCTCAAAAAGCAATAGAGAAAGGTATTGCTTATGTTTCAGAAGACAGAAAGCAGTTGGGTCTATTTCTAGGTCTCTCTATTAAAGACAACATAACCCTACCTGCTTTAAAAGAATTCGAAAAGTTATTATATAAAATTGATGAGAAAGAGCGTAACAGTTCAGTTGATGAGTATATTAATCAAATATCAATAAAAACTCCTAATAGAGACCAACTAGTTGGAAACCTAAGTGGAGGGAATCAACAAAAAATTGCTATAGCTAGAGGGCTAATAACCAAACCTAAGCTACTTATTCTCGATGAACCAACTCGGGGTGTCGATGTAGGAGCAAAAAAAGAGATATATACCCTTATAAATAAATTTAAAGATGAGGGATTAGCAATTTTAATGATCTCGTCTGAGATGCCAGAATTACTAGGTTTAAGCGATAGAATATTAGTAATGCACAATAATACTATTACAGGAGAACTATCCCGTGATGAAGCTTCCCAAGAATCAATAATGAGAATGGCAGTAGGCCTTAAGGAGAAAGTAAGTGAATAA
- the rbsD gene encoding D-ribose pyranase has product MKRGLLLNSRVSSVISKMGHTDSLTIADAGLPIPDSTERIDLALKAGIPAFSDVLSTVLSELCVERVVLANEIKDFNPTGLKEIENIINRYEKESGFTITIEFMPHENFKHETTASNAVIRTGEIKPYANIILYSGVVF; this is encoded by the coding sequence ATGAAGAGAGGTCTTTTACTAAACTCTAGGGTTTCTTCTGTAATATCTAAAATGGGTCACACAGATAGTTTAACTATTGCAGATGCGGGTCTACCGATCCCAGACTCAACAGAAAGAATTGATTTAGCGCTAAAAGCTGGAATCCCAGCATTTTCTGATGTTCTAAGTACAGTTCTTAGCGAGCTATGTGTTGAGAGAGTAGTTTTAGCCAATGAGATTAAAGATTTTAATCCTACAGGTCTTAAAGAGATTGAAAATATCATAAACAGATATGAGAAAGAGTCTGGGTTTACTATTACAATAGAATTTATGCCCCATGAAAACTTCAAACATGAGACTACAGCTTCTAATGCTGTAATAAGAACTGGAGAAATAAAACCATATGCAAATATAATCTTATACTCAGGAGTTGTTTTTTAA
- a CDS encoding LacI family DNA-binding transcriptional regulator — translation MSITIRDVANKAGVSPATVSLVLNNKIGVGEKTRKIVFEAVDSLGYNIPKVKKTSKSKGVVRFLKIAKHGHIINRDHSVFISDYTDGIEKEAKEFGYGLEIRNYNSFDINEIISELDNSTVSGMVVLATELKSEDIPLFDKINIPIVFIDASHPYSHFDFVDMDNEGAVFSIVSAFKELGHKKIGLVKSSFETRNFKHREKSFYDALAYFGLEQNKSWEYSVDSTFKKSYMDMKTQLEEGRELPTALFCVCDIISFGCMKALKEKGLDIPNDISIIGFDDLPSCLLSDPPLSSIKVSKTRIGRRAFQLLNRRLQSSEDLPYEKVYIGRELIKRDSLGEVKL, via the coding sequence ATGAGTATAACGATAAGAGATGTTGCCAATAAGGCTGGAGTCTCCCCAGCAACAGTTTCATTAGTTCTTAATAACAAAATTGGAGTTGGTGAAAAAACTAGAAAGATTGTCTTTGAAGCTGTGGATTCCCTTGGATATAATATTCCAAAAGTTAAAAAAACTTCTAAGTCTAAGGGAGTCGTAAGATTTTTAAAGATCGCAAAGCATGGGCATATTATAAATCGTGATCACAGTGTATTTATATCTGATTATACCGATGGAATAGAAAAGGAAGCTAAGGAGTTTGGATATGGACTTGAAATAAGAAACTATAACTCCTTTGATATTAATGAGATTATATCTGAACTTGATAATTCAACTGTATCAGGGATGGTTGTTTTAGCCACTGAATTAAAGAGTGAAGATATTCCTCTATTTGATAAAATAAATATTCCAATAGTTTTTATAGATGCCAGCCACCCCTATTCTCATTTTGATTTTGTAGACATGGATAACGAAGGTGCTGTGTTTTCAATAGTTTCAGCCTTTAAAGAGCTTGGACACAAAAAAATTGGTTTGGTTAAATCTTCGTTTGAAACTAGAAATTTTAAGCATCGAGAGAAGAGTTTTTATGATGCTCTAGCATATTTTGGTTTGGAACAGAACAAAAGTTGGGAATATTCAGTTGATTCAACATTTAAGAAATCCTATATGGATATGAAAACACAGTTAGAAGAAGGACGGGAACTTCCTACGGCACTCTTTTGTGTCTGCGATATTATCTCCTTTGGTTGTATGAAGGCATTAAAGGAGAAAGGATTAGATATTCCTAATGATATATCTATTATTGGTTTTGATGATCTTCCATCATGTTTACTTTCAGATCCCCCTTTATCATCAATAAAAGTATCAAAAACTAGAATTGGTCGTAGAGCATTCCAATTATTAAATAGACGTTTACAATCTTCCGAGGATCTACCTTATGAAAAGGTATATATAGGAAGGGAATTAATAAAACGAGATAGTTTAGGAGAGGTTAAATTATGA
- a CDS encoding ribokinase: MKILSYGSINIDLVYQVPHIVRPGETISSSDSTRFAGGKGANQSVALAKAGAEVWHAGKIGEDGLWLKDKLETYGVKSELIKSYQGPTGQAIIQVTSDAENSIILLGGGNQKITKKEIDETLSYFEKGDYLVLQNEINLIPEIIKAAKDKEMNICLNPAPFSESICSWPLDLVDILIVNELEAEGLSGISGSFDEILNELTMKYPDTDIVMTLGEKGANYGRNELREHVPITKTKAVDTTAAGDTFLGYYLASLISGYKVKEAMERASKASSITVSRVGAMDSIPRVEELQF; this comes from the coding sequence ATGAAAATACTTAGTTATGGTTCTATTAATATAGATTTAGTTTATCAGGTACCCCATATTGTTCGACCAGGAGAAACTATCTCTAGTAGTGATTCTACGAGATTTGCAGGTGGAAAAGGGGCTAATCAATCTGTGGCTTTAGCAAAAGCGGGGGCTGAGGTTTGGCATGCAGGTAAGATAGGGGAAGATGGTTTATGGTTAAAAGATAAGCTTGAGACTTATGGGGTTAAGTCTGAGTTAATAAAGAGTTATCAAGGGCCTACAGGTCAAGCTATAATTCAAGTAACTTCAGATGCAGAAAATTCTATTATTTTACTTGGTGGTGGTAATCAAAAAATTACTAAGAAAGAGATTGATGAGACTCTATCATATTTTGAAAAAGGGGATTATCTAGTTCTTCAGAATGAGATAAATTTAATTCCTGAAATTATTAAAGCAGCTAAAGATAAAGAGATGAACATCTGTCTTAATCCAGCTCCTTTTAGTGAATCTATTTGCTCCTGGCCTTTGGATTTAGTAGATATATTGATTGTTAATGAGTTAGAGGCGGAGGGTCTATCTGGAATAAGTGGTAGTTTTGATGAGATTCTTAACGAGCTAACTATGAAGTATCCAGATACTGATATAGTAATGACTCTTGGAGAGAAAGGTGCTAATTATGGAAGAAATGAGTTAAGAGAACACGTTCCTATAACTAAAACAAAGGCTGTAGATACTACTGCTGCAGGTGATACTTTCCTTGGATATTATCTGGCATCTTTAATCTCTGGTTATAAGGTTAAAGAGGCTATGGAGAGAGCTTCAAAAGCTTCTTCAATAACTGTCTCTAGGGTAGGTGCCATGGACTCAATACCAAGGGTTGAAGAGTTACAATTTTAA
- a CDS encoding PAS domain-containing protein: MNDILDNYLYKSIFPWWEWDIKNNAVTFNDKKATMLGYDPKDFRGAKYQNFTNLLHKDDYHRTMQSMKIVLDGRKELYQIDYRILASDGTYKWYMDRGTVIEKEYGNPIRMRGIVINLGSEDNPREASDILLDFIKTESKVYLNNKEQHIYTLCSNCSRVKAENDRWVPVSDIIISKLEGAGSHGICPSCIQKLYPEYAEKVLEAIPI; encoded by the coding sequence ATGAATGATATATTAGATAACTATTTATATAAGTCAATATTTCCTTGGTGGGAGTGGGATATTAAGAATAATGCTGTAACATTTAATGATAAAAAAGCAACTATGCTAGGGTATGATCCTAAAGACTTTAGAGGAGCAAAGTATCAGAACTTTACAAACTTATTACACAAAGATGATTACCATAGAACTATGCAGTCAATGAAAATAGTTCTAGATGGGCGTAAAGAACTTTATCAAATAGATTATAGGATTCTTGCATCTGATGGAACCTATAAATGGTACATGGATAGAGGAACAGTAATTGAGAAAGAGTATGGGAACCCTATAAGGATGAGGGGAATAGTAATAAATTTGGGTTCAGAAGATAACCCAAGAGAAGCATCTGATATACTCTTAGATTTTATTAAAACTGAAAGTAAGGTTTATTTAAACAATAAAGAACAGCATATTTATACTCTCTGTTCAAACTGTTCTAGGGTTAAAGCAGAAAACGATAGGTGGGTTCCAGTCTCTGATATAATTATATCAAAATTAGAAGGTGCAGGGTCCCATGGAATCTGTCCAAGTTGCATACAAAAATTATATCCTGAATATGCAGAAAAGGTATTAGAGGCTATTCCCATCTAA
- a CDS encoding FAD-dependent oxidoreductase yields MGKVYDVGIIGGGISGSVTALQLANSGVDTILLEQKDSLVNGPPFCHLHAGGNLYPDISDDQCKLLMKQSIEMSRLFPQSIDKRPTLITVPKTEKLEPDQIERRLKMLVQHYKKLIEEEKDNSVLGEAKDYYKIYYRDELDSLKEKPKVDNPQSVDDWMVNAIKVIDYHKLKMPIFMVQEYGWNMFRLAAQAQLALESAEYCELKTNTTVTLIEDVRNKYLDYNWKLHTKNSVYKVKYLVNSSGYKTGSIDKSLKLNPKRLIEFKAAYVSKWDNSHGMLPEIIFHGERGTPNGMAQLTPYYGNYFQIHGMTDEITLFKGGLVRRTTNDGVPDFNDDILKKLNDGWEQNEVNSRTERAINFIARFIPLFKDASVAGPPLFGAQQIVGTDSRLRVGEVSFPEKFYARSEIIKASSALTVARKIVNNVQRNNNSTLVAKESYKNSLINSIKKVDIERNSKTIALRRGFPEEMANLLVK; encoded by the coding sequence ATGGGCAAAGTCTATGATGTAGGAATAATTGGAGGTGGAATCTCTGGTTCTGTTACAGCTCTGCAGTTAGCAAATAGTGGTGTAGATACAATTCTGTTAGAACAAAAAGATAGCCTTGTAAATGGACCTCCATTTTGTCATCTTCATGCTGGAGGGAATTTATATCCCGATATTTCTGATGACCAATGTAAGTTATTAATGAAACAGTCCATTGAGATGTCCAGATTATTTCCTCAATCAATTGATAAAAGACCTACTCTAATAACTGTACCTAAAACAGAAAAGCTCGAACCAGATCAAATAGAACGTCGTTTAAAGATGTTAGTTCAACACTACAAAAAACTAATAGAAGAGGAAAAAGATAACTCTGTTCTAGGAGAAGCTAAAGATTATTATAAAATATACTACAGAGACGAATTAGACTCTTTAAAAGAGAAACCAAAGGTTGATAACCCACAATCTGTAGATGACTGGATGGTTAATGCAATTAAAGTTATTGATTATCATAAGTTAAAAATGCCTATTTTTATGGTACAAGAGTATGGCTGGAATATGTTTCGTTTGGCAGCTCAGGCTCAATTAGCTCTAGAATCGGCAGAATATTGTGAGCTAAAAACAAATACCACAGTAACTTTAATTGAAGATGTTCGTAATAAATATTTGGATTATAATTGGAAATTACATACAAAAAACAGTGTATACAAAGTAAAATACCTTGTTAATTCAAGCGGATACAAAACAGGTAGTATAGATAAGTCATTAAAACTCAATCCTAAGCGTTTAATTGAATTTAAAGCTGCTTATGTTTCAAAATGGGATAATTCTCATGGAATGCTACCAGAAATAATTTTCCATGGAGAGAGAGGAACTCCCAATGGAATGGCCCAACTCACACCTTACTATGGGAATTATTTCCAGATTCATGGAATGACTGATGAAATAACTCTATTTAAAGGAGGTTTAGTTAGAAGAACAACTAATGATGGAGTACCTGATTTTAATGATGATATATTAAAAAAATTAAACGATGGTTGGGAACAAAATGAAGTCAATTCTAGGACAGAAAGAGCCATTAATTTTATTGCCAGGTTTATACCCTTATTTAAAGATGCTAGTGTTGCTGGACCTCCCCTCTTTGGAGCCCAACAGATAGTAGGGACTGATTCACGGTTAAGAGTTGGGGAAGTAAGCTTTCCTGAAAAATTCTATGCTCGATCCGAAATAATTAAAGCATCATCTGCTTTAACTGTAGCAAGAAAAATAGTCAACAATGTTCAACGAAATAATAATTCAACTCTGGTAGCTAAGGAATCATATAAAAATAGCTTGATAAATAGTATAAAAAAAGTAGATATTGAACGTAATTCCAAAACTATAGCTTTAAGGCGAGGGTTTCCTGAAGAAATGGCTAATCTACTTGTAAAATAA
- a CDS encoding phosphoglycolate phosphatase, which produces MIFNNKKLIIFDFDGTLINSIPDLTLSINKMLSNYNLPKLTIEQVIPFIGNGAKPLVERSINYATNGLEKSNIIFEEAFELYLDSYRQNICNKTYTYNGVVDTLKYLHKKGYKLAICTNKPYIFIEPILKKLNIRDYFNHWIGEDSITEKKPSAAPLLYLAEKENVEISSCLMVGDSKNDIYAAKNADMDCVGVSYGYNYNEHIADYNPTHIIDNFAELQECL; this is translated from the coding sequence ATGATTTTTAATAATAAAAAACTTATAATATTTGATTTTGATGGAACTCTAATAAATAGTATACCTGACTTAACCTTATCTATTAATAAAATGCTAAGTAACTACAACTTGCCAAAATTAACAATTGAACAGGTTATCCCCTTTATTGGGAATGGAGCTAAACCACTAGTAGAGCGGTCTATAAATTACGCAACTAATGGTTTGGAAAAGTCTAATATTATTTTTGAAGAAGCATTTGAACTATACCTTGATTCTTATCGTCAGAATATATGTAATAAAACTTATACTTATAATGGTGTTGTTGATACTTTAAAATATCTACATAAAAAGGGATATAAGTTAGCAATTTGCACAAATAAACCATATATTTTTATAGAACCTATACTAAAGAAATTAAATATTAGAGATTATTTTAATCATTGGATAGGAGAAGACTCTATAACAGAAAAGAAACCTAGTGCAGCTCCCCTATTATATCTTGCAGAGAAAGAAAATGTTGAAATTTCCTCTTGCCTTATGGTAGGAGATTCAAAGAATGATATATATGCGGCTAAAAATGCAGATATGGATTGTGTTGGTGTCAGTTATGGGTATAATTACAACGAACATATTGCAGATTACAACCCAACTCATATTATTGATAATTTTGCAGAACTTCAGGAGTGTTTATAA
- a CDS encoding DUF3157 family protein, whose product MKKLIILLLTVTTLLQAQESAITTTGKRVTLNEDFTWSYI is encoded by the coding sequence ATGAAGAAATTAATAATTTTATTACTAACAGTTACAACACTATTACAAGCACAAGAAAGTGCAATTACAACCACTGGTAAAAGAGTAACACTTAATGAAGATTTTACTTGGTCTTATATTTAG
- a CDS encoding type I restriction-modification system subunit M N-terminal domain-containing protein: MAKQKKEENFQEILWKACDKLRNNMDPAEYKL, translated from the coding sequence ATGGCTAAACAAAAGAAAGAGGAGAACTTTCAAGAAATTCTCTGGAAAGCATGTGATAAGTTAAGAAATAATATGGACCCTGCTGAGTATAAATTGTAG
- a CDS encoding type I restriction-modification system subunit M N-terminal domain-containing protein, with translation MFLKYISDKFELKYQQLVEEGDGWEEDRDEYTSENIFWVPKEARWHRLYPKLKLLK, from the coding sequence GTGTTCCTAAAATATATAAGTGATAAATTTGAATTAAAATACCAACAACTAGTAGAAGAAGGTGATGGATGGGAAGAAGATAGAGATGAATATACATCAGAGAATATCTTCTGGGTTCCTAAAGAAGCTAGATGGCACAGATTGTATCCCAAGCTAAAACTCCTGAAATAG